From Miscanthus floridulus cultivar M001 chromosome 15, ASM1932011v1, whole genome shotgun sequence, the proteins below share one genomic window:
- the LOC136508776 gene encoding RING-H2 finger protein ATL74-like yields MRVLNDSRPTVGAALSAPPLLVTPAAAAGMVGEAQLQPAAGAAGSDAGFDTDMVIILAALLCVLVCALGLNSLIHYCLVLDFGRTALTVAPPAPAAATATAAGGPATGTGLKKRELRRIPVVVYEAKPGASATDCASCLGEFDDGERVRVLPRCHHGFHVQCIDQWLATHPSCPTCRNSLLIQQGRHASDGDGDGDGDGEATTVAGEET; encoded by the coding sequence ATGCGCGTGCTCAACGACAGCCGCCCCACCGTCGGCGCCGCATTATCGGCGCCGCCGCTGCTCGTcacgccagcggcggcggcggggatggTCGGCGAGGCCCAGCTGCAGCCAGCGGCCGGAGCAGCTGGGAGCGACGCTGGCTTCGACACCGACATGGTCATCATCCTCGCCGCGCTGCTCTGCGTCCTCGTCTGCGCGCTCGGCCTGAACTCCCTCATTCATTACTGCCTCGTGCTCGACTTCGGCCGCACCGCCCTCACCGTGGCACCACCTGcacctgccgccgccaccgctacGGCTGCCGGTGGTCCAGCCACTGGTACCGGGCTGAAGAAGAGGGAGCTGAGGAGGATACCCGTGGTGGTGTACGAGGCCAAGCCGGGCGCGTCGGCGACCGACTGTGCGAGTTGCCTCGGCGAGTTCGACGACGGCGAGAGGGTGCGCGTGCTCCCGAGGTGCCACCACGGCTTCCACGTGCAGTGCATCGATCAGTGGCTGGCCACGCACCCGTCTTGCCCGACGTGCAGAAACTCGCTCCTGATCCAGCAGGGTCGGCACgccagcgacggcgacggcgacggcgacggcgacggcgaggcaaCAACGGTGGCAGGGGAAGAGACATAG